One genomic segment of Cryptococcus neoformans var. neoformans JEC21 chromosome 8 sequence includes these proteins:
- a CDS encoding beta-glucosidase, putative, translating into MPTNNTNLDRSFLTANIDDLLKQLTTEEKISLLAGKDWWTTVPIPRLNIPSIKMTDGPGGARGDSFYHMTPACALPSATSLASTFSPDLIHSAGNLLALETLARNAVCLLAPTINIQRSPLGGRAFESFSEDPTLSGLIAAAYVAGLQEGGVSAAIKHFVGNDQEHERMGEDSVIAPRALREIYLRPFQIALKKSKPQAFMTAYNKLNGTHCSENEWLLEELLRKEWGFDGLVMSDWYGTYSISESINAGLNLEMPGATRWRPNGLVTHLIKAHKIDPRQLDKVAGGVLRWVQKLVKKNEELVYSPPGKEKTRTEDQAEDAKLLRRLAGESIVLLKNELNVLPIREPKKIAVIGPNAKAKVLTGGGSAQLRSAWSSTPWQGLSDNAPQGVELSYSLGCHSDKFLPILDDSFTCPDGSPGFQLSHFPITSSGDKAEEPVHVETWDSSDMFLADFTAPGLTKEYFTQLDAVWTPVEDGEYEFGVVVTGKGWFWINGELVIDASREDERSTSFFNLGTKEIKGRTRATKNKRYDIRFLHDTRPYSVNNINTPIASAGMRLGYIQVIPASTLLSNAVSLAASSDVALLVIGLNSGWESEGYDRPDLSLPMDTDKLVNAVAEANPNTIVVIQAGSAVSMPWLDKVKGVVFAWYLGNETGNAIADIIYGYTNPSGRLPMTFPKRELDIPANLNYKSARTRVYYDEGIWVGYKHFNARGIDPLFPFGHGLSYTTFAYSGLHISQVPESPKNVGADGWRVEVGVQVENIGMEEGAHTVMFWLSPPPESPNGLKHPKWTLQGFQKVYGLKPGAKREIKVTFDKYAVSHWDELWNTWRAELGEWTVRVGLDAQNISGEKATFKIEDDLEWRGL; encoded by the exons ATGCCCACGAACAACACAAACCTTGACAGGTCGTTCTTGACCGCAAATATCGATGATCTCCTTAAGCAGCTCACcacagaagagaagatcTCCCTCCTTGCAGGCAAGGATTGGTGGAC CACTGTACCGATTCCAAGGCTCAACATCCCTTC CATCAAGATGACCGATGGCCCTGGTGGCGCTCGAGGAGACTCATTTTACCATATGA CACCGGCTTGTGCCCTTCCAAGCGCTACTTCTCTGgcctccactttttctcCCGATTTAATCCATTCAGCCGGTAATCTCCTAGCACTTGAAACCCTTGCTCGCAATGCTGTCTGCCTTCTTGCTCCCACTATCAACATCCAACGTTCCCCGCTCGGTGGTCGAGCATTCGAATCCTTCTCTGAAGACCCCACTTTGTCAGGCTTGATTGCGGCCGCTTATGTTGCTGGTCTGCAGGAAGGTGGTGTTAGTGCGGCGATCAAGCATTTCGTGGGGAATGATCAAGAGCATGAACGGATGGGCGAGGACTCTGTCATCGCGCCTAGGGCGTTGAGGGAGATTTACCTTCGACCATTCCAGATTGCACTCAAGAAGTCTAAACCACAAGCATTCATGACGGCTTATAACAAACTCAATGGGACGCATTGTTCGGAGAACGAATGGTTACTTGAGGAGCTGCTGAGAAAAGAATGGGGGTTCGATGGGCTGGTAATGAGTGATTGGTATGGTACCTATTCCATTTCCGAAAGTATCAACGCCGGGCTCAACCTCGAGATGCCCGGGGCCACCCGATGGCGTCCCAACGGACTAGTGACTCACCTTATCAAAGCGCACAAGATCGACCCCAGGCAGTTGGACAAGGTTGCAGGTGGTGTATTAAGATGGGTACAGAAGCTTGTGAAGAAAAACGAGGAGTTGGTATATTCACCGCCtggcaaagagaagactAGAACTGAGGATCAAGCAGAAGACGCCAAGTTGCTTCGTCGTTTGGCTGGGGAAAGCATTGTACTTCTCAAAAATGAGTTGAATGTTCTCCCAATCAGGGAACCCAAAAAGATCGCCGTCATCGGTCCCAACGCCAAGGCCAAGGTCCTCACCGGCGGTGGATCTGCGCAACTTCGCTCAGCCTGGTCGTCAACTCCCTGGCAAGGTCTCTCCGATAATGCTCCCCAAGGTGTTGAACTTTCCTATTCCCTTGGATGTCACTCCGACAAGTTCCTGCCTATACTTGACGACAGTTTTACCTGTCCTGATGGCTCACCCGGCTTCCAACTTTCACACTTCCCCATCACCTCCTCAGGCGATAAAGCTGAGGAACCCGTACATGTCGAGACATGGGACTCATCCGACATGTTCCTTGCTGACTTTACCGCTCCTGGTCTGACTAAGGAGTACTTTACCCAGCTTGATGCCGTCTGGACAccggtggaggatggagagtaTGAATTTGGAGTGGTCGTTACTGGCAAGGGGTGGTTCTGGATCAATGGAGAACTTGTTATCGATGCGTcaagggaagatgaaaggtCAACGAGTTTTTTTAACTTGGGAACGAAGGAAATCAAAGGCCGAACCAGGGCTACAAAGAACAAG AGATATGACATTCGCTTCCTCCACGACACCCGGCCATACTCAGTCAACAACATTAACACTCCCATCGCAAGTGCCGGTATGCGTCTTGGCTACATCCAGGTTATCCCCGCTTCGACTCTCCTCTCTAACGCCGTCTCTCTCGCTGCATCCTCAGACGTCGCCTTGCTCGTTATCGGGCTTAACTCGGGCTGGGAATCAGAAGGATACGACCGTCCTGACCTTTCTTTACCGATGGACACAGACAAGCTCGTCAATGCCGTTGCGGAAGCGAACCCCAACACGATTGTTGTCATTCAAGCGGGTTCTGCCGTTTCAATGCCGTGGCTCGACAAAGTGAAAGGTGTGGTGTTTGCTTGGTACCTGGGAAACGAGACTGGTAATGCCATCGCCGACATTATCTACGGGTATACCAACCCTTCTGGTCGCCTCCCGATGACATTCCCCAAACGAGAGCTTGATATTCCCGCCAATCTGAACTACAAATCGGCACGCACCAGGGTTTATTACGACGAAGGTATCTGGGTAGGGTACAAGCATTTTAATGCAAGAGGTATCGaccctctctttcccttcgGCCATGGTCTTTCCTACACCACTTTTGCTTATTCCGGCCTTCACATCTCTCAAGTACCAGAATCACCAAAGAACGTCGGTgctgatggatggagagtgGAAGTCGGGGTGCAAGTGGAAAATATTGGcatggaagagggagcGCACACAGTCATGTTCTGGCTGAGTCCGCCACCTGAGAGCCCGAACGGACTGAAGCACCCGAAGTGGACTCTGCAAGGGTTTCAAAAGGTTTATGGGCTCAAACCAGGTGCAAAAAGAGAGATCAAGGTCACGTTTGATAAGT ATGCGGTCTCACACTGGGATGAGCTCTGGAACACTTGGAGGGCGGAGTTGGGAGAGTGGACTGTTCGGGTTGGCTTAGACGCACAAAACATCAGTGGCGAGAAGGCGACATTCAAGATTGAGGATGATCTTGAGTGGAGAGGCTTGTAA
- a CDS encoding integral to membrane protein, putative yields MVLTRRQAVSASSTPPPNMPETTPLLPKPGETCEDGERKTISYEESLMLLPWQTDNDYIRHGYRRATPSIRKCLWSAVSYLHNETVNIHSHSVGAVFFLSLLPLHLIPTHFPTLNQSCSPLPTPPTLHDKVALALYLICAVLCLSLSSWFHTVSCHSKEVCDAAHRGDYIGIVVLIVGSITPGMYYAFYENAFLQVFYMAGIIIAGIVSAYIVLSPHHRSHRWHRTLTFIVLGLSAVVPITHILFTQGLVHAREKMSLDLIVAGGASYIFGALLYAARIPEKLSPGTFDYFGSSHQIFHCFVLAGAGFQYAALRGMVWGRAMAVGKTIAESEGLL; encoded by the exons ATGGTCCTTACTCGCCGTCAAGCTGTTTCAGCATCTTCAACGCCTCCGCCCAACATGCCTGAGACAACCCCTTTACTCCCAAAACCAGGGGAGACAtgcgaggatggagagcggAAGACAATCTCCTACGAGGAGTCCCTGATGCTGCTACCCTGGCAGACAGATAATGATTATATTAGACATGGGTATAGAAGAGCGACACCCTCGATTCGAAAGTGCTTATGGAGTGCAGTAAGCT ACCTTCACAACGAGACAG TAAACATCCACTCCCATTCTGTTGGTGctgtcttctttctctcgcTCCTCCCCCTTCACCTCATCCCAACGCATTTCCCCACCCTAAACCAGTCCTGCAGCCCATTACCGACCCCGCCTACTCTACATGACAAGGTCGCCCTGGCTCTATACCTCATTTGCGCTGTGTTATGTTTGAGTTTGAGCAGCTGGTTTCATACAGTCTCATGCCATTCAAAAGAGGTTTGCGATGCAGCTCACCGTGGAGATTAT ATAGGTATTGTAGTATTAATTGTGGGGAGTATCACCCCCGGTATGTACTATGCTTTCTATGAGAATGCCTTCCTTCAAGTTTTCTATATGG CTGGCATCATCATTGCCGGTATAGTATCAGCTTAT ATCGTACTGTCCCCACACCATCGTTCCCATCGATGGCACCGTACCCTCACATTCATAGTTCTAGGCCTCTCTGCTGTGGTACCCATCACCCACATCTTGTTCACCCAAGGTCTAGTCCATGCGAGAGAAAAGATGAGCCTTGACCTCATTGTAGCAGGTGGGGCAAGCTACATTTTTGGTGCATTACTCTA CGCGGCAAGAATCCCCGAAAAGCTTTCCCCCGGCACTTTCGACTATTTCGGATCATCCCATCAAATTTTTCACTGCTTTGTCTTGGCAGGCGCTGGTTTCCAATACGCTGCGCTTAGAGGTATGGTTTGGGGGAGGGCTATGGCTGTTGGTAAGACTATCGCCGAATCGGAAGGACTTTTGTAG